A section of the Scleropages formosus chromosome 12, fSclFor1.1, whole genome shotgun sequence genome encodes:
- the gca gene encoding grancalcin has product MAYPGFGGYGAPGMPGMPPQGMHMGMPMPGHYHPMGAFPGNMAAPPISDPMWGYFTAIAGQDGEIDAEELQTCLTQTGISGTYTPFSLETCRIMIAMLDRDMTGKMGFNEFKELFAALNGWKQNFIMFDQDKSGTVEPHEMFKAITSLGYTLSPHALNCIITRYSKNGRIFFDDYVACCVKLRALTENFRRRDALQQGTVTFQYDDFIMCTMTI; this is encoded by the exons ATGGCGTATCCCGGATTCGGCGGA TATGGGGCCCCAGGCATGCCAGGGATGCCACCCCAAGGAATGCACATGGGTATGCCGATGCCAGGCCACTACCACCCCATGGGTGCCTTTCCTGGAAACATGGCTGCTCCCCCCATCAGTGACCCTATGTGGGGTTACTTCACAGCAATTGCAGGGCAG GATGGTGAAATTGATGCAGAGGAGTTGCAGACGTGCCTTACTCAGACTGGTATCAGCGGCACCTACACCC CATTCAGCTTGGAGACATGCCGAATTATGATTGCTATGCTGGAT AGAGATATGACTGGGAAGATGGGGTTCAATGAGTTTAAAGAGCTGTTTGCAGCTCTGAATGGCTGGAAGCAGAACTTCATCATGTTTGACCAGGACAAAAGTGGGACGGTGGAACCGCATGAAATGTTCAAGGCTATTACCTCCCTGG GCTACACTTTAAGCCCACATGCCCTGAACTGCATCATCACGCGCTACAGCAAAAATGGCAGGATCTTCTTCGACGACTACGTGGCCTGCTGCGTAAAGCTCCGGGCCCTCACAG AGAATTTCAGGAGGAGAGATGCTTTGCAGCAAGGCACCGTGACCTTTCAGTACGACGAT TTTATCATGTGCACAATGACCATCTGA